A section of the Triticum dicoccoides isolate Atlit2015 ecotype Zavitan chromosome 7A, WEW_v2.0, whole genome shotgun sequence genome encodes:
- the LOC119334205 gene encoding uncharacterized protein LOC119334205, with the protein MRREGRQRGWVRVYDRDLVDPDGKRRAAHVVDADGQAVVVANGGYVRASRRPTNHSKPGGGRALDARCRKALRALEEEEEEAPPPQPAARYGYSPGWWPPSSPSGYGAVAQAQPAPARSGGKASSKAGRNFKHGKISKTYYLDEDEIDYLYNYDS; encoded by the coding sequence ATGCGGCGCGAGGGGAGGCAGCGAGGGTGGGTGCGCGTGTACGACCGCGACCTGGTCGACCCGGACGGCAAGCGCCGCGCCGCGCACGTCGTGGACGCCGACGGGCAGGCCGTGGTGGTGGCCAACGGCGGGTACGTCAGGGCGTCGCGGAGGCCGACCAACCACTCCAAGCCCGGCGGCGGCCGCGCGCTCGACGCGCGCTGCAGGAAGGCCCTCCGCgcgctcgaggaggaggaggaggaggcgcccccGCCGCAGCCGGCCGCGCGGTACGGGTACTCGCCGGGATGGTGGCCGCCGTCGTCGCCGTCCGGGTACGGGGCCGTCGCGCAGGCTCAGCCGGCGCCGGCGCGTTCGGGGGGAAAGGCGTCGTCCAAGGCGGGCCGCAACTTCAAGCACGGCAAGATCAGCAAGACGTACTACCTCGACGAGGACGAGATCGATTACCTCTACAACTACGATTCGTGA